A window from Chryseobacterium vaccae encodes these proteins:
- a CDS encoding CPBP family intramembrane glutamic endopeptidase, whose protein sequence is MENSRYPKYTFTWIGGLVLLAGLFIGTMSVSFFNLFWKIVFKENLELKEWYLMITNAVGFLTAIAFFDFFIVRPSTGKKLNFNFSTTNFYTYVLIFPMMIGMMFIAEFTTSLIPTTGPFWGEYYEFFSQLMNQLTFEPIMMIIMTVIMAPIFEEIIFRGIIQKGLMNKGVNPKRAIFYASVIFGLVHGNPWQFVGAVLLGCVLGLVYYKTKSLLLPMLLHAFNNLCSSLLITYTKNESFAEAFKIPEWVILMVGIVLFSLFYYLFTKKYKVHYAEI, encoded by the coding sequence ATGGAAAATAGCAGATATCCGAAGTATACTTTCACATGGATCGGAGGTCTTGTTTTACTGGCAGGATTATTTATAGGGACAATGTCTGTTTCTTTTTTTAATCTTTTTTGGAAAATAGTTTTCAAAGAAAACCTGGAACTTAAAGAATGGTACCTTATGATAACCAATGCAGTCGGTTTTCTGACAGCAATCGCTTTCTTTGATTTTTTTATTGTAAGACCTTCCACGGGAAAGAAGCTTAATTTTAATTTTTCCACAACCAACTTCTATACTTACGTTCTGATTTTTCCTATGATGATCGGAATGATGTTCATTGCAGAATTTACCACTTCACTTATTCCTACAACAGGTCCGTTTTGGGGAGAATACTATGAATTTTTCTCTCAGTTGATGAACCAGCTTACTTTTGAACCCATCATGATGATCATTATGACGGTCATCATGGCTCCTATTTTTGAAGAAATTATCTTCAGGGGGATTATTCAGAAAGGATTGATGAATAAAGGAGTAAACCCTAAAAGAGCTATCTTTTATGCTTCAGTAATTTTTGGCCTGGTTCATGGAAACCCATGGCAGTTTGTAGGGGCAGTGCTTCTGGGATGCGTTCTGGGATTGGTGTATTATAAAACAAAATCATTGCTGCTGCCTATGCTGCTGCATGCTTTTAACAACCTGTGTTCATCACTGCTTATAACCTATACTAAAAATGAAAGCTTTGCAGAAGCATTTAAAATCCCGGAATGGGTAATACTTATGGTGGGAATCGTGTTGTTTTCACTATTTTACTATCTTTTTACAAAAAAATATAAAGTACATTACGCTGAAATTTAA
- the rdgB gene encoding RdgB/HAM1 family non-canonical purine NTP pyrophosphatase, with protein sequence MNIDMELLVATHNEHKKEEIQQILGNDFTVKSLTDYAIHEEIIEDGDSFSANALIKAKYCFEKTGIPSLGDDSGLAVEALDGRPGIFSARYAGDHDFAKNIEKVLSELEGTENRKAYFITVLCYYDENGAKYFEGKVHGNLLTENKGHKGFGYDPIFVPEGYDRTFAEMNPEDKNKISHRKQALDLFLDFLKVKD encoded by the coding sequence ATGAATATAGATATGGAATTATTGGTTGCTACACACAACGAGCATAAAAAAGAAGAGATCCAGCAAATTCTGGGAAATGATTTTACAGTAAAAAGCCTTACGGATTATGCTATTCATGAGGAAATTATAGAGGACGGCGACTCGTTTAGCGCCAATGCTCTGATCAAAGCAAAATATTGTTTTGAAAAAACAGGGATTCCAAGTCTGGGAGATGATAGCGGACTGGCTGTTGAAGCACTGGACGGCAGACCCGGAATTTTTTCAGCCCGTTATGCAGGAGACCATGATTTTGCTAAAAATATAGAAAAAGTTTTAAGTGAGTTAGAAGGAACAGAAAACAGAAAAGCTTATTTTATCACAGTTCTTTGTTATTATGACGAAAATGGAGCTAAATATTTCGAAGGAAAAGTTCATGGAAATCTGTTAACAGAAAATAAAGGACATAAAGGATTTGGATATGATCCGATCTTCGTTCCTGAAGGATACGACAGAACCTTTGCTGAAATGAATCCTGAAGATAAAAATAAAATAAGCCACCGCAAACAGGCTTTGGATCTGTTTCTGGATTTTTTAAAAGTAAAAGATTAA
- a CDS encoding ribonuclease Z — translation MSTYLTILGFNSAIPTINSSPTAQLLEIEERHFLIDCGEGTQVQLRKAKARFSKINHIFISHLHGDHCFGLPGLIASFRLLGRENPLHVYGPKGIKKMLETIFQITETHRGFEVVYHELDKDYSEKIYEDNRVEVYTIPLDHRIYCNGYLFREKPKERHLNMKEIAKYSEIETCDYHNLKAGKDFVLSDGYVLKNEVLTVDPAPPVSYAFCSDTRYLESVIPIIKNVTVLYHESTFLHDLKEMADYTGHSTALEAAMIAQKAQVGKLILGHFSNRYADLTVFTDEARAVFPNSFLPKALESVKI, via the coding sequence TTGAGTACTTATTTAACGATATTAGGCTTTAATTCGGCAATTCCTACCATTAATTCTTCACCCACAGCCCAGCTGCTGGAAATAGAAGAAAGACATTTCCTGATTGATTGCGGGGAAGGAACACAGGTACAGCTGAGAAAAGCCAAAGCAAGGTTTTCAAAGATCAACCATATTTTTATTTCGCATCTTCACGGTGATCATTGTTTTGGGCTGCCGGGATTGATTGCTTCATTCCGTTTGCTTGGGAGAGAAAATCCCCTCCATGTTTATGGCCCGAAAGGAATCAAGAAGATGCTGGAAACTATTTTTCAGATTACAGAAACCCATCGTGGTTTTGAAGTCGTATATCATGAACTGGATAAAGACTATTCAGAAAAAATTTATGAAGACAACAGGGTAGAGGTATACACCATTCCTTTAGACCACAGAATCTATTGTAATGGCTATCTTTTCAGGGAAAAACCGAAAGAAAGACATCTGAATATGAAGGAAATTGCCAAATACAGTGAAATAGAAACCTGTGATTATCATAATCTCAAAGCAGGAAAAGATTTCGTGCTTAGTGATGGATATGTTCTTAAAAACGAAGTGCTTACTGTAGATCCTGCTCCTCCGGTTTCTTACGCATTCTGCAGCGATACCCGTTATCTGGAAAGTGTGATTCCGATCATTAAAAATGTAACGGTTCTTTACCATGAATCTACCTTCCTTCACGATCTGAAAGAAATGGCAGATTATACAGGACATTCTACAGCATTGGAAGCTGCAATGATTGCTCAGAAAGCGCAGGTAGGAAAATTAATTTTGGGACACTTTTCCAACAGATATGCTGATCTGACAGTATTTACCGATGAGGCAAGAGCTGTTTTTCCAAATTCTTTTCTGCCAAAAGCGCTGGAAAGCGTAAAAATTTAA
- a CDS encoding TIGR02757 family protein: MLNFEELKSFLDEKADRYNTTDFIENDPIQIPHRFSLKQDVEIAGFLAATISWGNRKSIIKSAEKMLEIMGNSPYDFVISHTEKDLESFQDKSIHRTFNGEDFAYFIRQFRRIYKENESLENLFMLKDQETSFLHAIERFRHGFLETEKHRSHKHISSPYKNSSAKRIIMFLRWMVRKDKHGVDFGIWENIDQKYLSIPLDVHTGNISRKLELIQRTQNDWKTVAELDTAVRKFDENDPAKYDFALFGLGVTKELL; encoded by the coding sequence ATGCTGAATTTTGAAGAGTTAAAAAGTTTTTTAGACGAAAAGGCAGACCGTTATAACACTACCGATTTTATAGAAAATGATCCTATACAGATTCCGCACCGTTTTTCTTTAAAACAGGATGTAGAAATTGCAGGATTTCTGGCAGCAACCATCTCTTGGGGAAACCGGAAATCAATCATTAAATCGGCGGAAAAGATGCTTGAAATCATGGGGAATTCTCCATATGATTTCGTCATCAGCCACACAGAGAAAGATCTGGAAAGTTTTCAGGATAAAAGTATTCACAGAACGTTCAATGGTGAAGATTTTGCTTATTTCATCCGACAGTTCCGCAGGATTTATAAAGAAAATGAAAGCCTGGAAAATCTGTTTATGCTGAAAGATCAGGAAACCAGTTTTCTGCATGCCATCGAAAGATTCAGACATGGATTTCTTGAAACAGAGAAGCACCGAAGTCATAAGCATATCAGTTCACCTTATAAAAACTCTTCCGCTAAAAGAATCATTATGTTTCTGAGGTGGATGGTGAGAAAAGATAAACATGGCGTAGATTTTGGAATATGGGAAAATATCGATCAGAAATATCTGTCTATTCCACTGGATGTCCATACCGGAAATATTTCGAGGAAACTGGAGTTAATCCAGCGGACACAAAATGACTGGAAAACAGTTGCAGAGTTAGATACTGCTGTCAGAAAATTTGATGAAAATGATCCCGCCAAATATGATTTTGCTTTATTTGGACTGGGAGTGACCAAAGAACTTTTATAA
- a CDS encoding DUF1003 domain-containing protein — MKKYGEKTEVLEKIANGITWWIGSIPSLIAHTLFFVISFLLPLLHLVEFDKMLLILTTVVSLEAIYLAIFIQMSVNKSHEKIEDIQEDIEDIQEDIEEISEDIEEISEDIEEINEDIEDIQEDIEEINEDEEDEDHNERAKNVMLKSNVSSNKNEIKALKDIIAQLQNEIEDLKKD, encoded by the coding sequence ATGAAGAAATACGGTGAAAAAACAGAGGTTTTAGAAAAAATTGCAAACGGAATTACATGGTGGATAGGTTCTATTCCGTCACTGATTGCTCATACCTTATTTTTTGTGATCTCCTTCCTCCTGCCACTGCTTCATCTGGTTGAATTTGATAAAATGCTGCTGATTCTTACCACAGTGGTTTCTTTAGAGGCTATTTATCTGGCTATTTTCATTCAGATGTCTGTAAATAAAAGTCATGAAAAAATAGAAGATATCCAGGAAGATATTGAGGATATTCAGGAGGATATTGAAGAGATCAGTGAAGATATCGAGGAAATCAGCGAAGACATTGAAGAGATCAACGAAGATATTGAAGATATTCAGGAAGACATTGAAGAAATTAATGAAGATGAAGAAGATGAAGACCACAATGAAAGAGCGAAAAATGTGATGCTCAAAAGCAATGTAAGTTCAAATAAAAATGAGATTAAAGCATTAAAAGATATTATTGCCCAGCTTCAGAATGAAATTGAAGATCTGAAGAAAGATTAA
- a CDS encoding choice-of-anchor L domain-containing protein, with amino-acid sequence MLGYRLKKYFLFSVLLFISAGAFGQNLRKNPAKKQLSAESKKAGAFIDVNVPTYAPSGYTIEDLVKKVLIAGGSQCAVPNVTNVTVSPNQLPTDADRAWGYFHKGTTNFPFTDGLVLVAGKARKAGNGPESGVLSDEVAGGGLNDPDLVAAVNPPVDLKDVVTVEFDFVPNSTQVKFNYLFASEEYTSGYPCGDFADSFALLLKKAGDPTYTNLAILPNGGGPVSVTNIVPEGVGCDDETKNEEYFAGLNNPSIETNFIGRTISLKATATVIPGQTYHFKLVLADASDQRYDSAVFIQGGSFDIGMTIVDENGNPLGETINMCDNTPRTLKAQVVAAPGTTYRWYKDGDFIPYATNPTYVATSPGTYEVRTYVGTTECQKASIIIVGGTSPLVQSATMKLCATPTASTFNLEDAKPLISTTAGATYRFYASQTDAAAQNNNYITNLTNYNGTDNQVIYVVVKNGGFCSKTATLTLRREETPVVQLDAPKVKICAGETLVLTASGGVTYQWDDTSSKVGVRTVSPTQTTTYTVYAIGAQGCKSLQPARITIEVVPAIVSTLKGGHICVGDMILLDAGAGPGYTYEWNTGETTRAITVGTPGEYTVKISNGVCSKEFKAQVIRAVVPQIIKVDYNDSGTMVLTASNPSNGTLEYSVDNGFTWQSSNVFTNVPKNKVITIRVKVKNTSCEGYLEYFTFVMKNVITPNGDKVNDIIDFSGVSDYKDFKGFVFDRYGREVFKAEKIRTYWDGYFQGKRLPTASYWYQVTFEDPASKQLTVKTGWILLKNIE; translated from the coding sequence ATGTTAGGCTATAGATTAAAAAAATACTTTTTATTTTCGGTATTGCTATTCATATCTGCCGGTGCTTTTGGACAAAATTTACGTAAAAATCCTGCAAAAAAGCAACTTTCAGCAGAAAGTAAGAAAGCAGGCGCATTTATAGATGTAAATGTACCTACTTATGCTCCTTCAGGGTATACCATAGAGGATCTTGTAAAGAAAGTACTGATTGCAGGAGGTTCGCAGTGCGCTGTGCCGAATGTAACCAATGTAACGGTTTCCCCTAATCAGCTGCCCACAGATGCAGACAGAGCATGGGGATATTTTCACAAAGGAACGACCAATTTTCCTTTTACGGATGGTCTTGTTCTCGTTGCCGGAAAAGCAAGAAAAGCAGGGAACGGTCCTGAATCCGGTGTGTTATCGGATGAAGTTGCAGGAGGGGGATTGAATGATCCGGACCTTGTAGCTGCTGTTAATCCTCCTGTTGATCTTAAAGATGTGGTAACGGTAGAATTTGATTTCGTCCCCAACAGCACTCAGGTAAAATTTAATTATCTTTTTGCTTCAGAAGAATATACAAGCGGATATCCTTGTGGGGATTTTGCAGACAGCTTTGCGCTTCTTCTTAAAAAAGCAGGAGATCCTACGTATACCAACCTTGCCATTCTTCCCAACGGAGGGGGGCCTGTAAGTGTAACCAATATCGTTCCGGAAGGAGTTGGATGTGATGATGAAACAAAGAACGAAGAATATTTCGCAGGCTTGAATAACCCTTCAATAGAAACCAACTTTATTGGAAGAACCATTTCTCTTAAGGCGACTGCTACCGTTATTCCGGGGCAGACGTATCACTTTAAACTGGTTTTGGCCGATGCGTCAGATCAAAGATATGATTCCGCTGTATTTATTCAGGGTGGCTCTTTTGATATCGGGATGACCATTGTTGACGAAAACGGAAATCCGCTTGGAGAAACAATCAACATGTGTGATAATACTCCACGGACTCTAAAAGCACAGGTGGTAGCAGCTCCGGGAACAACTTATAGATGGTATAAGGATGGAGATTTCATTCCTTATGCAACCAATCCTACCTATGTAGCAACTTCACCCGGAACTTACGAAGTCAGAACCTATGTAGGGACTACAGAATGCCAGAAAGCAAGTATTATCATTGTTGGCGGAACTTCCCCTCTCGTACAGAGTGCTACCATGAAACTTTGTGCGACTCCTACTGCGAGTACTTTTAATCTGGAAGATGCCAAACCTCTGATCAGTACTACGGCTGGAGCTACATACCGTTTTTATGCCAGCCAGACCGATGCAGCAGCTCAGAATAACAATTATATTACCAATCTTACAAACTATAACGGAACCGATAATCAGGTGATCTATGTTGTGGTGAAAAATGGAGGATTCTGCAGTAAAACGGCTACCCTTACTTTAAGACGGGAAGAAACACCGGTAGTTCAGCTTGATGCTCCAAAAGTAAAAATATGTGCCGGAGAAACTTTAGTTCTTACTGCTTCCGGAGGAGTGACTTACCAATGGGATGATACCTCGTCAAAAGTAGGTGTAAGAACAGTAAGCCCAACACAAACCACTACGTATACAGTGTATGCAATTGGTGCTCAGGGTTGTAAATCATTGCAGCCTGCCAGAATAACCATTGAAGTAGTTCCGGCTATTGTTTCCACCTTAAAAGGCGGTCATATTTGCGTAGGTGATATGATTCTTCTTGATGCAGGTGCCGGTCCCGGATATACCTATGAGTGGAATACAGGAGAAACCACACGGGCAATTACGGTAGGGACGCCTGGAGAATATACGGTAAAGATCAGCAATGGTGTATGTTCTAAAGAATTTAAAGCCCAGGTAATTCGTGCAGTAGTGCCGCAGATTATCAAAGTAGATTATAACGACAGCGGAACGATGGTTCTTACCGCGAGCAATCCAAGTAATGGAACATTAGAGTATTCAGTAGACAATGGCTTTACATGGCAGTCTTCCAATGTCTTTACCAATGTTCCTAAAAACAAAGTAATTACCATCCGTGTTAAGGTGAAAAATACAAGCTGTGAAGGATATTTAGAGTACTTTACATTTGTCATGAAGAATGTAATCACACCTAACGGAGATAAAGTGAACGATATCATAGACTTCAGCGGAGTGAGTGATTATAAAGACTTCAAAGGATTTGTTTTTGACCGCTACGGAAGAGAAGTGTTTAAAGCAGAGAAAATAAGAACCTACTGGGATGGTTATTTCCAGGGGAAACGTCTTCCTACCGCTTCTTACTGGTATCAGGTGACCTTTGAGGATCCTGCAAGCAAGCAGCTAACCGTGAAAACAGGCTGGATCCTGCTTAAGAATATCGAGTAA
- a CDS encoding choice-of-anchor L domain-containing protein, whose protein sequence is MLNRRSRNLFLALFFALIGSFVFSQTRKGVGVANRPSAASKKAGAFIDVNTPNYPESSFGIAQLVKDVLISGGACSTSNVSNVNVSPNLSATNANRSWGYFNKATTNFPFAKGIILSTGFAARAGNDFQLTLEDQLSTMGDADLAAALNVPNNALKDATYIEFDFVPTTTEVKFRYLFASAEYQGNFPCQITDGFALLLKKAGDPTYTNLAVLPNNAGAVSVTNIVPADFYCGPKNAAYFGGLNTAQIETNFKGRTVPLTATATVIPGQSYHFKMVLADYTDYRYDSAVFLEAGSFDIGVSILDPTGVQLPASVNMCDNAPQTFTASVQAPNVTYQWYLGNDPIPGATNPSYTATQPGVYSVKVYVQGNTCPGTATITVVGGTSPTVQNATLTACYGPGNVTFNLPSAQPSISGTPGATFSYYVNQADAVAGNASTIPSPATYSSAGGQTVYVRVMNGFCSKIAELQLVKAPQMTASAAPPAVLTCTNSQTTLNASASVYPAGSTFNWTTTGGNIVSGQNTLTPVVNAPGTYTLTISNTYQPGNLTCTAVTNVTVTGDSAPPVTGLTASKIQICNGDSVILTASGGVTYNWTGLSGTGNTQTVSPTATTTYTVAAVGANGCVSQNPATITIEVSNPITVQNAVLHKCYAPGLTYDLTTAQSQITTVGGVTFTYYVLQADALAENNNTIPNPTNYAPPGNQTIYVLVKNGGCHYVVSLQLLRTAETTLTIQPPQTVTCTTPQVTLNASASVVPTGSTIAWTAAGGGIIVSGANTLTPVVSTGGTYTLTVTNVSQPGNLSCTYTATVTVTQDTTRPTAALVSSQPRICLGESVTLTASGGATYNWGNGLTGNGSTQVVSPTMTTVYTVHAVGANGCISATPATVTVVVGPPIAGIAASRSKICVGESVTLTATGGFTYEWDGLPGNGNTQIVTPTVTTTYSVYALGGNGCRSTQPATVKIEVVPAIVSTLADVSVCAGDTGTLDAGAGPSYTYLWSTGATTQTISTNVPGTYSVTISNGVCSKTFSAQLLNPDLPQFTNVIYENHVLTLVSSNPTGGALEYSIDGGITWHTSNIFTNILDNTNYRLMVRVKGAKCGSTLEFFTFVINNAITPNMDGINDTIDFTGVSGYNNFAASIFDRYGAEVFKAKKGDAIWTGSLKGINLPTGTYWYKLQWEHPASKKLEQRSGWILLKNRN, encoded by the coding sequence ATGTTAAATAGGAGAAGCAGAAATTTATTTTTGGCATTATTTTTTGCATTAATAGGAAGCTTTGTCTTTTCTCAGACCAGAAAAGGAGTGGGCGTTGCCAACCGGCCTTCTGCAGCGTCCAAGAAAGCAGGAGCTTTTATTGATGTAAATACGCCCAATTATCCTGAGTCCAGCTTTGGTATTGCACAGCTGGTAAAAGATGTATTGATATCCGGCGGAGCCTGTTCAACTTCTAACGTAAGCAACGTTAATGTTTCTCCGAATTTATCTGCAACCAATGCTAACCGCAGCTGGGGATATTTTAATAAAGCAACTACCAATTTTCCTTTTGCAAAAGGGATTATTCTTTCTACAGGATTTGCAGCAAGGGCTGGTAATGACTTTCAGCTTACGCTGGAAGATCAGCTATCTACAATGGGGGATGCGGATCTGGCAGCAGCTTTAAATGTTCCGAACAATGCTCTGAAAGATGCTACTTATATAGAATTCGATTTTGTACCCACTACTACAGAGGTAAAGTTCAGATATTTATTTGCTTCTGCCGAGTATCAGGGGAATTTTCCATGTCAGATTACCGATGGTTTTGCTTTATTGCTGAAAAAGGCAGGTGATCCTACCTATACCAATCTCGCTGTACTTCCCAATAATGCGGGGGCTGTGAGTGTTACCAATATTGTTCCTGCTGATTTTTACTGCGGACCTAAAAATGCAGCTTATTTCGGAGGATTGAATACTGCTCAGATTGAAACCAATTTTAAAGGACGTACCGTTCCTTTAACGGCTACGGCAACTGTAATACCAGGGCAAAGCTATCATTTCAAAATGGTTCTGGCAGATTATACGGATTACCGGTATGATTCTGCTGTTTTTCTGGAAGCTGGATCATTTGATATTGGGGTGAGCATTTTAGACCCTACAGGAGTTCAGCTTCCTGCTTCGGTTAATATGTGTGATAATGCTCCTCAGACTTTCACAGCTTCTGTGCAGGCACCTAATGTAACCTATCAGTGGTATCTGGGCAATGATCCGATTCCCGGAGCAACCAATCCCAGCTATACCGCTACACAACCCGGAGTATATAGTGTAAAAGTATATGTTCAGGGGAATACCTGTCCGGGAACTGCAACGATAACCGTTGTAGGCGGAACTTCTCCTACAGTGCAGAATGCTACGCTAACAGCCTGTTATGGACCGGGGAATGTCACATTTAATCTGCCTTCAGCGCAACCTTCTATCAGTGGAACTCCGGGTGCAACCTTTTCCTATTATGTAAACCAGGCTGATGCGGTTGCCGGAAATGCCAGCACAATTCCAAGTCCGGCTACGTACTCCAGCGCAGGAGGACAAACGGTATACGTCCGGGTAATGAATGGTTTTTGCTCAAAAATAGCAGAATTACAACTGGTAAAAGCTCCGCAGATGACAGCTTCGGCAGCTCCTCCGGCAGTATTAACCTGTACGAACTCGCAAACTACTTTGAACGCTTCTGCTTCTGTTTATCCTGCAGGATCTACATTCAACTGGACTACAACAGGAGGAAATATAGTTTCAGGACAAAATACATTAACTCCGGTGGTGAATGCGCCGGGAACCTATACTTTAACGATTTCAAATACTTACCAGCCTGGAAATCTGACCTGTACGGCAGTTACCAATGTAACGGTAACAGGGGACAGTGCTCCTCCGGTTACAGGTCTTACAGCCAGTAAAATACAAATCTGTAACGGAGATTCTGTTATCTTAACAGCATCCGGTGGAGTTACTTATAATTGGACTGGGCTTTCGGGAACAGGAAATACGCAAACCGTATCCCCTACAGCAACAACCACTTATACCGTTGCCGCAGTAGGCGCAAACGGATGTGTTTCCCAGAATCCTGCGACAATTACGATTGAAGTTTCAAACCCTATTACTGTACAGAATGCTGTGCTGCATAAGTGTTATGCACCGGGACTTACTTATGATCTTACAACAGCACAGAGTCAGATCACTACAGTTGGAGGAGTTACTTTTACCTATTATGTGCTTCAGGCTGATGCGCTTGCTGAAAATAACAATACCATCCCGAATCCTACAAACTATGCACCTCCAGGTAATCAGACGATATATGTTCTTGTAAAAAATGGGGGATGTCATTATGTAGTTTCCCTGCAATTATTAAGAACCGCTGAAACAACTCTTACTATACAACCCCCGCAAACCGTTACCTGTACAACTCCTCAGGTTACTTTAAATGCATCTGCTTCAGTAGTTCCTACAGGTTCTACTATCGCCTGGACAGCAGCGGGAGGAGGGATTATTGTATCCGGAGCCAATACACTTACACCGGTAGTAAGTACAGGAGGTACTTATACACTTACAGTGACTAATGTATCTCAGCCAGGAAATCTGAGCTGTACCTATACTGCCACTGTTACCGTAACACAAGATACAACCCGTCCGACAGCTGCATTGGTGTCATCACAACCAAGAATCTGTTTAGGCGAGTCTGTAACACTGACCGCTTCAGGCGGAGCAACTTATAACTGGGGGAACGGTCTTACCGGGAATGGAAGTACTCAGGTAGTTTCTCCTACAATGACTACTGTATATACGGTACACGCTGTGGGTGCCAACGGATGTATTTCTGCTACCCCTGCCACAGTAACGGTTGTAGTAGGACCTCCTATTGCAGGCATTGCAGCTTCTAGATCAAAAATTTGCGTTGGTGAATCTGTAACCCTTACCGCGACTGGAGGTTTTACCTATGAATGGGATGGCCTTCCGGGTAATGGAAATACTCAGATTGTTACGCCTACCGTTACAACAACCTATTCTGTTTACGCATTGGGAGGAAACGGATGTCGTTCAACACAGCCTGCTACAGTGAAAATTGAGGTAGTTCCTGCTATTGTTTCTACCTTGGCGGATGTTTCAGTCTGTGCGGGAGATACCGGAACATTAGATGCGGGAGCCGGACCAAGTTATACTTATCTGTGGAGTACAGGAGCGACTACCCAAACCATATCTACCAATGTTCCGGGGACATACAGTGTTACCATAAGTAATGGAGTATGTTCTAAAACATTCTCTGCCCAATTACTGAACCCGGATCTTCCACAGTTTACCAATGTTATTTATGAAAACCATGTGCTTACCCTTGTTTCAAGCAACCCAACAGGAGGTGCTCTGGAATATTCTATAGATGGAGGAATAACCTGGCATACATCCAATATATTTACCAATATTCTGGATAATACGAATTACCGCCTGATGGTAAGGGTAAAAGGAGCAAAATGCGGTTCTACACTGGAATTCTTTACATTTGTTATCAATAATGCTATTACTCCGAATATGGACGGTATCAATGATACGATAGATTTCACGGGAGTAAGCGGTTATAATAATTTTGCAGCTTCAATTTTTGACAGATATGGAGCAGAAGTGTTCAAGGCGAAAAAAGGAGATGCAATATGGACAGGTTCTCTGAAGGGAATTAATCTGCCTACAGGAACATATTGGTATAAGCTACAATGGGAACATCCGGCGAGTAAGAAGCTAGAGCAGCGCTCAGGTTGGATATTACTGAAAAACAGAAATTAA